Proteins encoded in a region of the Mycolicibacterium duvalii genome:
- a CDS encoding response regulator, translated as MGTDIVTALLVDDQELVRSGLRRILRRKDGIAIVAECSDGDAVPAAVAEHRPDVVVMDLRMKRVNGIEATRALTAGAGPPVLALTTFSDDELLSGVLRAGAAGFVLKDSPAEELIRAVHAVARGDGYLDPSITGRVLSTYRTAAEEPAGGAVDELTPRELDVLRLMAKGRSNAEIADELVISGVTVKSHIGRIFLKLRLRDRAAAIVYAYQHGIVAAR; from the coding sequence ATGGGCACCGATATCGTCACCGCGCTGCTCGTCGACGACCAGGAACTGGTGCGCTCCGGCCTGCGCCGCATCCTGCGGCGCAAGGACGGGATCGCGATCGTCGCGGAATGCTCCGACGGTGACGCGGTACCCGCCGCGGTCGCCGAACATCGTCCCGACGTCGTGGTGATGGACCTGAGAATGAAGCGGGTCAACGGAATCGAGGCGACGCGCGCACTCACCGCCGGCGCCGGACCTCCGGTGCTGGCGCTGACCACCTTCAGCGACGATGAGCTGCTGTCGGGCGTATTGCGTGCCGGCGCAGCCGGTTTCGTGCTGAAGGACTCGCCGGCCGAGGAGCTCATCCGTGCGGTGCACGCGGTGGCCCGCGGGGACGGCTACCTGGATCCCTCGATCACCGGGCGCGTGCTGAGTACCTACCGCACCGCGGCCGAGGAGCCCGCCGGTGGAGCCGTCGACGAGCTGACACCCCGCGAGCTCGATGTGTTACGGCTGATGGCCAAGGGCCGCTCCAACGCCGAGATCGCCGACGAGTTGGTGATCTCGGGGGTCACGGTCAAGAGCCACATCGGGCGCATCTTCCTGAAACTGCGGTTGCGGGACCGGGCCGCCGCGATCGTGTACGCCTACCAGCACGGCATCGTCGCCGCCCGCTGA
- a CDS encoding type 1 glutamine amidotransferase has translation MSESTVRIGLVLPDVMGTYGDGGNALVLRQRLRLRGIDAEIVELTLDDPVPAELDLYTLGGAEDYAQRLATKHLTRYPGLQQAVSRGAPVLAICAAIQVLGHWYETSAGERVDGVGVLDVTTSPQPERSIGEVAGTPLIDGLTQPLTGFENHRGGTVLGAAVRPLAAVTKGAGNRDGDGYDGAVQGSVVATYMHGCCLARNPELADHLLAKVVGPLTPLDLPEVTQLRRERLAAPRRV, from the coding sequence GTGAGCGAGTCCACGGTGCGGATCGGGCTGGTGTTGCCCGACGTGATGGGCACCTACGGCGACGGCGGCAACGCTCTGGTGCTGCGGCAACGGTTGCGGCTGCGCGGCATCGACGCCGAGATCGTCGAACTCACCCTCGACGATCCGGTGCCGGCGGAACTGGACCTGTACACCCTCGGCGGCGCCGAGGACTACGCCCAACGGTTGGCCACCAAGCATCTGACCCGCTACCCGGGCCTGCAACAGGCGGTGTCGCGGGGTGCGCCGGTACTGGCGATCTGCGCGGCGATTCAGGTGCTCGGGCACTGGTACGAGACCTCGGCCGGGGAACGTGTCGACGGGGTCGGCGTGCTGGATGTCACGACGTCGCCACAGCCCGAGCGCAGCATCGGCGAGGTGGCCGGGACACCGCTGATCGACGGCTTGACCCAGCCGCTGACCGGTTTCGAGAACCACCGCGGCGGAACCGTTCTCGGTGCGGCGGTGCGCCCGCTGGCGGCGGTGACCAAAGGAGCCGGCAACCGGGACGGCGACGGTTACGACGGGGCGGTGCAGGGCTCCGTCGTCGCGACCTACATGCACGGTTGTTGCCTGGCCCGCAATCCCGAACTGGCCGACCACCTGCTCGCCAAGGTGGTCGGGCCGCTGACACCGCTCGACCTTCCCGAGGTCACGCAGTTGCGCCGGGAACGGCTGGCCGCCCCTCGCCGGGTGTGA
- a CDS encoding Mur ligase family protein, with protein sequence MITARGRVALAAGAAARWASRVTGRGAGAMIGGLVAMTLDRSILSQLGRDRRAVVVTGTNGKSTTTRMTAAALGTLGDVATNAEGANMDAGLVAALALSPDAPLAALEVDEMHVPHVLDAVDTAVIVLLNLSRDQLDRVGEINHIERTLRGGLARHRAAVVVANCDDVLMTSAAYDSPKTVWVAAGGSWASDSVSCPRSGEVIVREGRHWYSTGCDFKRPDPDWWFDDTHLHGPDGLTLPMTLTLPGAVNRGNAAQAVAAAVTLGADPAAAVAAVAAVDEVAGRYRTVQVGRHTVRMLLAKNPAGWQEALSMLDRDAAGVVISVNGQVPDGEDLSWLWDVRFEHFENVPVVAAGERGTDLAVRLGYAGVEHTLVHDPLAAIASCPPGHVDVLANYTAFLQLNRRLPQ encoded by the coding sequence ATGATCACTGCGCGCGGACGCGTCGCGCTTGCGGCGGGCGCCGCGGCGCGGTGGGCGTCGCGGGTCACCGGCCGGGGTGCCGGCGCGATGATCGGCGGGCTGGTCGCGATGACGCTGGACCGCTCCATCCTGAGCCAGTTGGGCCGCGACCGTCGCGCGGTCGTCGTCACCGGCACCAACGGCAAGTCGACCACCACGAGGATGACCGCGGCCGCGCTGGGCACGCTCGGTGACGTGGCCACCAACGCCGAGGGCGCCAACATGGACGCCGGTCTGGTCGCGGCGCTGGCGCTGTCGCCCGATGCGCCGCTGGCCGCGCTCGAGGTGGACGAGATGCACGTCCCGCACGTTCTGGACGCTGTCGACACCGCGGTGATCGTCTTGCTGAACCTGTCCCGCGATCAGCTCGACCGGGTCGGGGAGATCAACCACATCGAGCGGACGCTGCGGGGCGGGCTGGCCCGCCACCGCGCCGCGGTGGTGGTCGCCAACTGTGACGACGTGTTGATGACCTCGGCCGCCTATGACAGTCCGAAGACGGTGTGGGTGGCCGCCGGGGGCAGCTGGGCCAGCGACTCGGTCAGCTGTCCGCGCTCGGGTGAGGTGATCGTCCGGGAGGGGCGGCACTGGTACTCCACCGGCTGCGACTTCAAGCGTCCCGACCCGGACTGGTGGTTCGACGACACCCACCTCCACGGTCCGGACGGGCTGACCCTGCCGATGACGTTGACGTTGCCCGGTGCGGTGAACCGCGGCAACGCCGCGCAGGCCGTGGCGGCAGCGGTGACCCTGGGCGCCGACCCGGCCGCGGCGGTGGCCGCGGTCGCCGCTGTCGACGAGGTCGCCGGCCGGTACCGCACCGTGCAGGTGGGCCGGCACACCGTGCGCATGCTGCTGGCCAAGAACCCGGCCGGCTGGCAGGAGGCACTGTCGATGCTGGACCGCGACGCCGCCGGGGTGGTGATCTCGGTCAACGGGCAGGTGCCCGACGGCGAGGACCTGTCCTGGCTGTGGGACGTGCGCTTCGAGCACTTCGAGAACGTCCCGGTGGTCGCCGCCGGGGAGCGCGGCACCGATCTGGCCGTGCGGCTGGGATATGCCGGGGTCGAGCACACGCTGGTGCACGACCCGCTGGCCGCGATCGCCTCCTGCCCGCCCGGCCACGTCGACGTGCTGGCCAACTACACCGCGTTCCTGCAGTTGAACAGGCGGTTGCCGCAGTGA
- a CDS encoding DEDDh family exonuclease, with protein sequence MSSTVATRWGRPADQPGSGWAVVDVETTGFRPGQARVVSIAALALSDDGNVEQSFYSLLDPGVDPGPTHVHGLTAEMLAGQPTFGDVVDDLADVLRGRTLVAHNVSFDYAFLAAEAELVAAELPVDSVMCTVELARRCDLGLENLRLETLAAHWGVTQIRPHDALDDAMVLAQILKPVLVRAGERRTWLPVHPVTRRRWPNGRVTHDELRPLRVRAARMACPYANPGRFVAGRPLVQGMRVALAAEVEHTHEELVERILHVGLAYTDTVDAHTSLVVCDAATPEQGKGYQAGELGIPQLGSGAFIAALDAVIGGTAIEEFTEPSAAGDQFALF encoded by the coding sequence GTGAGCTCAACCGTCGCGACCCGCTGGGGCCGACCCGCTGATCAGCCCGGGTCCGGGTGGGCGGTCGTCGACGTCGAGACCACCGGCTTCCGCCCCGGTCAGGCGCGGGTGGTCAGCATCGCCGCGCTGGCGCTCAGTGACGACGGCAACGTCGAGCAGAGCTTCTACAGCCTGCTCGACCCGGGCGTCGACCCCGGCCCCACCCACGTGCACGGGCTCACCGCCGAGATGCTCGCCGGGCAGCCGACGTTCGGCGACGTCGTCGACGACCTGGCCGACGTGCTGCGCGGCCGCACCCTGGTCGCGCACAACGTCAGCTTCGACTACGCGTTCCTGGCCGCCGAAGCCGAGCTGGTGGCCGCCGAACTACCCGTCGACTCCGTCATGTGTACGGTGGAACTGGCCCGCCGCTGCGACCTCGGTCTGGAGAACCTGCGGCTGGAGACGCTGGCCGCACACTGGGGCGTCACCCAGATCCGGCCGCACGACGCGCTCGACGACGCCATGGTGCTGGCCCAGATCCTCAAACCGGTGCTGGTACGCGCCGGGGAGCGCCGCACCTGGTTGCCCGTGCACCCGGTCACCCGGCGCCGCTGGCCCAACGGCCGGGTCACCCACGACGAACTTCGCCCCCTGCGGGTGCGGGCGGCGCGGATGGCCTGCCCGTACGCCAACCCGGGGCGTTTCGTCGCGGGCCGGCCACTGGTGCAGGGCATGCGGGTGGCGCTGGCCGCGGAGGTCGAGCACACCCACGAGGAACTGGTCGAGCGCATCCTGCATGTGGGCCTCGCCTACACCGACACCGTCGATGCCCACACCTCGCTGGTGGTCTGCGACGCCGCGACGCCCGAGCAGGGCAAGGGCTATCAGGCCGGCGAGTTGGGCATTCCGCAGCTGGGCAGTGGTGCGTTCATCGCCGCACTCGACGCGGTGATCGGCGGCACCGCCATCGAGGAGTTCACCGAACCCTCAGCGGCCGGTGACCAATTCGCTCTGTTCTGA